From the Pelagibaculum spongiae genome, the window CTTCGCGGTGTATTGCATTGTTTCACCGAAAGTTGGGAAATGGCCGAGCAAGCGTTAGCGCTAGGCTTTTATATTTCTTTTTCCGGCATTGTTACTTTCAAGAACGCCGAAAGTTTACGCGATGTCGCCAGGCAAGTACCGGCCGATCGAATTCTGGTTGAAACTGACTCCCCTTATTTAGCGCCAATCCCATTCCGCGGTAAACCTTGTGAGCCGGCTTTCGTTCGTAATACTGCAGAATTTCTAGCTGAATTACGCGGTGAAAGCTTCGAAACTTTTGCCAAACAAACCACTGAAAACTATTACCGGTTATTCAGCAAATCGGCTAAGTAAATAGATTTAAACAGCAGCGGGGTTGGGATTTAAGGCTGAGCTTTAGAGCGGAGCTCTGACTCAATCCCGCTTCAGTTGATCAATCACCGCTTTAATTATTTGTACTGCTTGCTCAAGTTTTTCGCTCGAATGATAAAAATGTGGTGCTAGCCTTATGCCGCCGCCACGACAAGCACAAACCACACCGGCATTCATCAGTTGCTGATACAACAATTGACTGTCAATTTGATGATGCTTAAAAACCACAATCGCTGTGTGTTGCGATAGCGCACCGGTATTTTCCAGCACCGTCACTTCAGTGATCTGCTTTAACTGTTGTGCCAAATAATTCCTATGGCCAATCGCCTGTTGGCTTATTTTAGCAATGCCAATATCTAGTAATAATTTTAAGCTGGCATTTAGCGCATGGATTCCCAAAGTATTTGGGCTGCCACATTCAAAGCGGCGACCATTGCTAGCTGGCTGCCATTGTTCGGCTTGATAATTGCCGAAATCTTCGGCCATATGCCAACCAAACTGAGTTAACTTCAGTTGGTTTCTTAATTCCGCTCGGCAATAAAACAGACCGATACCTTCTGGGCCAAGCATCCATTTATGGCCGTCAGCCATCACAAAGTCGGCTTGAATTTTCTGCACGTCCATCGGGTGTAAACCAATCGACTGAATGGCATCGACACAAAATAAAATACCCGCCGCTTTACACGCTTTGCCCAGTTTTTTCAGATCTAACCGCAAACCCGTCGCATACATAACCGAGCTAACCGAAAGCAGTTTTACTTGGCTATCGGCCAAAGCATTAATCAAATGTTCTTCTGGCCGATCGGCCAAACTCACTTCAATTAACTCAACGCCCCGACTTTTTAATACTTGCCACGGCATTCGGTTGGAAGGAAATTCTTGGTCGCTGATAATTATTTTGTCGCCGACCTGCCAATCAATTCCACTGGCTACAAACGATAAAGCTTCGCTAGTGCTTTTCACTAGACTGATTTCATCCGCCGTCGCATGAATCAGCCGAGCAATATTTTGTTTCAGTTGCTGCGATTGTTTTTCCCATTCGGGATAATTTTTTGCGCCGTAGGCAACATTTTCTGTCGCAAAAGCAGCCACTGCCTGACCGGTTACTTTTGGCCAAACACCGACAGCCGCATGGTTTAAGTAAATATGGGGCTGGCTTTGGTCGAACTGATCAGTAATCAATTGATCTATTATCGCAGCGTTATTATTTTTATCGGCAGAAAGGCTCATAACGGCTCAAGCTTTGTTTATTTGCAACTATCAAAGCTTGATTGCACCAAGCAGTCAATTCAATCAATTTTTAATTGTCTGGCAATGGTGTTTTTTATAGCCCGCTTCCTATCAATAATTTGATCATTTGCTACCATAAGCGCGACTGATTTCTAAAAGGATTTCCACTCGATGAAAATAAAAACATTAGTAGCACTAGCTTCTCTTTCATTATTAGTAGCTTGTGGCGGCGGAGGATTTGATGCTGGTGAAACGGGGAGTGGAGGAGGCAGTGGTGGAGGGACATTAACTCTGGAACATACATTAACTGCACCACTGGTAGGTGCGAATACGTTCGCAACATCAATCACCATTACTTCAGATACAGAAAAACAAGTAGCTCTTTTTTGGTCTGCTGATTCAGAGTTCAACGCTGCAGATAATTCTAATAAAATTTACAGCAATGTATGTTCTGGAACGTGCCTAAATACAGTACAAACCATTACTTGTTCAGTAACTGCAACCCCAACACTAACTTGCGGATTACCTAAAGATATTACTTTCGGTGCAGGCAATCTTATTGCCGTTAGTTGTGGCTACACAAACAACATTATTTACGATAGTTTCTTCATAAATAACAAAAACAACAAGTGCAGTATTAAGAGCGTTGGAATCACTTTCAATCCATAAAATCCCCAGCCTCTTGAATCTATTCAAGAGGCTGGCTTACCAAACAAGAAATCCTGTAAATCACACTTTATAAATCCGACGCAACAGCCTAATTTCCTTAACGCTTTTATTCTTAAAAAGCAGTGAAGGCAAAGAAACTCCCACAGCCAAACAAAGCACCACAAAAACGGTCACTAATCCATTGCTGGCAGTTTCAGCGACAATTTGAGGGTTAACATTTTGCTGGGTGCTAATGTCTAATAATCCCATCATAAAGCGATAGGCGTATATTCCCGGCACCATCGGAATAACCGCCGGCGCCATAAATACCGTGGTTGGCGTATGCACCCAATGGGCAAACTGAATTGCAACCACGCCCATAGAACACGACGCTAACAATGTTGCCAGCACCAGACTCAGCTCAGCCTCAAGCGCAAGTCCGCGAATGCCATATCCCAATGCTGCCAGCACAGCAACCGCCCAAAGTGTTCTGCGCGGCACGGTAAATAAGGTTGCAAAACCTAAAGCAGCTGCAGTGGCCCAGAAGATTTTTTCGATCAAAATCATATCCATTGATCAAGCTCCTAAAGCAGAGAGCAGGGCGTGGCTGAAAATAATGCCCAGCGCAATTGAAAAAGAAATCACGGTGCCTTGCATTGCGCGCCCCAAACCAAGGCTCATGTGGCCATGCATTAAATCAGTAATGCTATTGATCATCGGCACACCGGGAACCAAAAAGAGCACCGAGGTTGCGACGGCAATTTCTGAATGGGCAAGTGAGAACCCGGCCATGACTAATAATTGAGTACCCGCACCGGCAATCAAACTGGCAACAAACGATGCAGATGCCCAGGCAACCGCCAAATTATGTTGCTTACCTAATAAGTGATTTCTACAGACAAACCCGGTGGCACTGGCAATACCGGTAAGTACTACCGACAACATATCGCCACCAGCTACCCGACAAAATGCCATTCCAGCGACTGCAATCATAAAAATCACCAGCAACTTCGGATAATGAGGAATCGCTGATATTCGTTGTAACTCGAGCTCAATTTCATCCAGCATTTCAGCTAGCGGCTTTCCATTAGCTTCTGAAGTATTCCAACTCAAGCGACTAATTGCAGAAACAATACTTAGCTGAACACCGTAACTGGTGATTTTCTTGAAAACGGTTATTGGCAAGTGACCTGGATCTTGAAGGCTTAAGGTGATGCCCGATAAAGAAAAAAAAGCTTCTACCTTAAAACCTAAAGCTACAGCAGTGCGCTGAAGGTTTCTTTCAACTCGCTGGGTATGAGCACCTGCGGCCATCAGCATGGCGGCAACATCTAGTAGTAAATAAGCAGTACGTTGCTTGAGCTGAGAATGAACTTCTTGGGCCATAGTGTCTAATCGTTAAATGAACCTGGTTATTTTACCCAGCAATTGCCGACAATCAGAGCTAACACCGAAACATTATCAACTATGTTTTTGACCAACAGCAAGCCTGACATTGGGTAAGATCATGAATGTGCTTTAACTTACCAACTGTAAACATCTGCAAGCTTGTTATTTCTCGTGAAATCATACCTATACAATTTCGCATAATATGTATTATGTTAAATTGACTAATATTGACATCTAACGCAACAGCAGCCAGAACCCTGCTCTTGCAACAAAACCTGATACGCTCGCTTGCATGGCTGGCTGACTTGGCTAAGATTGCTGCCGAAGTTTGTTTTGAGCAACCTGCTTCGCCTGTTTGTTACAGCTGTTAATTTTGGAGTTCGCTTTGCCTGACTGTTCAATCGCCTCAACTGAAAACACCGGCCTAGATTCAATCGCAGGTATCGATGTGCTTTATCAAGATCAACATATTGTTGTGATAGATAAACCCGCTGGCGTGTTGTCTGTTCCGGGCCGAGTACTTAAAGACAGTGTGACCTCTCGCTTGCAACAAGCCGGGTTAGATGTGCTGGTAGTACATCGGTTAGATTGCGCGACTTCAGGTGTGATGATTTTTGCTCTAGATGCGGCTAGTCAGAAAAACCTCAACCGACAGTTTCAAGATCGCGTTCCAACCAAATATTACCAAGCACTGATTGCTGGCGAGTTATCGGCCGACGATGGTTTGGTTGATTTACCTTTAATCTGTGATTGGCCCAATCGCCCACTGCAGAAAGTTTGTTATGAGCATGGAAAGCCTTCGCAAACTATCTGGCAAAAACTGGAAAGTTTTCAGCTACAACAAAACCTGATTAACAGAATACTACTTAAGCCCATTACCGGTCGTTCACACCAACTTAGGGTACATATGAAAGCACTTGGCCACCCTATTCTTGGTGACGCGTTCTATGCAACCGATTCTGTAAAAGCATTGAGCGAACGTTTGTGTTTGCATGCCTGGAAATTAAAGCTGAAGCACCCGTTGACTGAAAACTGGATTGAGTTTGAAGCAAACTTGCCATTTTAACTGCGCTGATTTTCAGATGGTTTCAACCAGATAATTTTTTCTATTGACTCACCCTGGTGTTCTTCGGCCCATCCGGCATCGGTAAAATTTCGTTGGACCGCCAAGATCGAATCTCCATGCCGGTAAAAATCATCTAATTCATCTATTGATTGCAGCCCTGACAAAAATAACTATTACAAACCGCTGATCGTAAATCACTGGGCAAGGCACAACCTTTATTGGTGTGGTTGATGCAAGAATTAGTAATTGAAAGCTCAGGGATTTTTTCAAGATACAGATCGAATATTTGCTGCCTGGTAAGCGCGCCATCTTGTTGTTGCATGATGAGGTTACTAATCGTTTGTGCTTTAAGGTGTGCATGATCGGCTGCGCCACTACAACAGCTGCCTTTACATAACGTGCACAGCTCAATAAAGGCATCAGTTAGAAAACCATCAGTTTCAATAGCTGGATCATCATCGATAACTTCAGTGTTATCAGGCTCCAGCCTGGAGTAATCCAAAATCCCCTGATCAATTATCACTTTCAAATGTTGCTGATAACGCTCAATACGATCCTCGCCTGGCTCAGTCATTTCACTGTGATGATGTGGAATGGTGACCTGAAAACTGTTTTCCATACCTTTGTCATAAACTAGATGCCTTTTAAAGTGCTCAGAACATTTTGGGTTCTGACACGTTAACTGGCCTTCAGTCTTTTCCAACAATCTTGCGCCATAGATAACACATTGAATAATCAATCAATACCCTCCTGAGAGTACCTGTTCAGTAAGTAAAAGATAATAATTTCATCTAAAAGTCATATTTCAGTTGCTTGTCAGGCTCAGCTGGGTATATTGCCCGCACCGAATGGTCACCTCCTGTGTAACAAATGCTTGAAAAACTATTCAAACTTTCAGAACTCGGCAGCAATCCTCGAACTGAGATTATTGCTGGCTTTACCACTTTCCTCACCATGGCTTATATCATTTTTGTTAACCCGGCAATTCTAGCCGATGCAGGAATGGACCGTGGCGCAGTATTTGTTGCAACCTGTATCGCGGCCGCCATCGGCTGTTTTATTATGGGCTTGTACGCCAACTACCCCATCGCACAAGCACCGGGAATGGGGCTTAATGCTTTTTTCACCTACACCGTTGTATTGGATTTGGGTTATAGCTGGGAAGCAGCACTGGGTGCAGTTTTCGTTTCAGGTATTTTGTTCGTCTTGCTGTCTGCATTCAAGATTCGACAATGGATTATCAATGCCATTCCATTGCCATTAAGAATGGGTATTTCAGCGGGCATTGGCTTCTTTTTAGCACTGATTGCATTTAAAAATTCTGGCATTGTGGTTGATAATCCGGCGACCTTAGTTGGACTTGGCGACCTTACTGCGGTTGAACCTATGTTGGCTGCACTTGGCTTCTTCCTTACCATTGCATTGGTGAGTAGAAAGATTCCTGGCGCGGTGATGATTGCTATTTTACTGGTGACTATTGCCAGTATTTTGCTCGGAAAAACTGAGCTAGTAGTGCCAGTTTCTCTACCACCTAGCTTAGCGCCAACCTTTCTTGCAATGGACATTTCAGCCGCATTAGAAATTGGCATGCTCAGCGTAGTGTTTGCATTCTTGTTTGTTGATTTGTTCGACACCAGCGGTACTTTGGTCGCCGTAGCGCATCGAGCAGGTTTAATGAAGAAAGATGGCAGCATCCCACACCTGAACAAGGCGCTTATGTCGGATTCTCTAGCAACCGTTGCTGGTGCTGCGCTAGGTACGTCTACCACAACTAGTTATATTGAAAGTACTTCTGGAGTCGCTGCAGGCGGTCGAACCGGAATGACCGCATGCGTTGTTGGTATTCTGTTTTTGTTATGCCTGTTTTTATCGCCACTTGCAGGTATGATTCCACCCTATGCGACGGCTGGCGCATTGCTTTACGTTGCGGTGTTAATGACTTCAGGTCTGGTTGAAATTAACTGGGACGATATTACTGAGTCGGCACCGGTAGTAATCACTGCTTTGGCAATGCCCTTGTCATTTTCGATAGCAGAAGGTATTGCTCTCGGATTTATTAGCTGGGTCATGATCAAGGCCATGGCTGGACGTTTCAAAGAGCTTAATATCAGCCTTGTAGTGCTTGCCGTTGTTTTTATGGGTAAGTACGCATTTTTTTAAATCGAGGTAATTATACGGCATGAACAGTTGTGCTGACCTGATCAAGGAACAAGTTCGAAATGTTCCTGATTGGCCGGAGCCAGGCGTGATGTTTCGCGATATCACCACTATCCTGCAACGCCCGGACACTTTCCGTAAAGTAATCAACGCTTTCCTTGAGCGCTATGGCAATCAAGAAATTGACGTTGTGGCATGCATCGAAGCTCGCGGATTCATTCTTGGCGCGCCTTTAGCGCATCAGCTGGGCGTATCTATGATTCCTGTTCGCAAAGAAGGCAAATTGCCTTGGCGTACAGTTTCTCGTAGCTATGATCTGGAATATGGATCGGCTGTAATCGAAGTTCACGAAGACTCCTTCTCTGAAGGTCAACGTGTTCTGGTGGTCGACGACTTGATTGCAACTGGCGGCACTATGCTGGCAGCGTGTCAATTGGTTGAAGAGCTCGGTGCAACAGTAGTAGAAGCTGCTTCTATTATTGACTTGCCTGAGCTTGGCGGATCCGCCAAATTGAGAGACAACAACTACGCTGTTTACACTTTGTGTGATTTTAGCGATAGCTAAGTTGATCTTTCAAGATCGCTAAAGGAGCCAATGGGCTCCTTTTTTTTAACAATTTCATCATCCGACTATTTAAGTGTAATTTAGAAAAGCTGGCGATAACTAAAAACCCCATCACAATCACACCAGCTCGGCTCAGTATAATCCCAAGCTTCATTTGCATAATGCAGCAAGCACGGACTCGTCAATACTTTATAACCCAAATGAACCGCACCTTTAGATTGGTTTTTTTCAGCACTTGACTCAAAACCAACAGCTGTTGCCTTAACGCAACAGTCTGCCGAGTACCCCATTAAAAGGAGATAATCTCTACCTGGTTGGACTCCCATGATTTTCAGCATCTGCAAAAGGTTTGGACTCGTTATGCTATCAAATGGATTGACTCCTGATTTATTGCACACCCTGTTAACCAAAGTTAGCTGTTCAATGTTTACATTCTGCCCAATCACTATCTCATGCGTGTCATTGATAATTTTAGGATTCATAGAAATCATTAGTGTTGGCTGCTGAAGCCTTTTGAGGGTATGCAAAATTGATATTTGATTGTTTGTGATCATGTCATCACGATCAGATTCATCAATGATTACACCACATACTTTGGCTTCCTCTCTTAAGACCCCCAAAATTTTACTTTGAAGTGTACGTGGTTCTGTCTGAGCACTATTGTTTTGACTGTCCAACCCAAACCCTCTTTCTTTAAAATTGAATCAACCACTGCT encodes:
- a CDS encoding threonine/serine exporter family protein; its protein translation is MAQEVHSQLKQRTAYLLLDVAAMLMAAGAHTQRVERNLQRTAVALGFKVEAFFSLSGITLSLQDPGHLPITVFKKITSYGVQLSIVSAISRLSWNTSEANGKPLAEMLDEIELELQRISAIPHYPKLLVIFMIAVAGMAFCRVAGGDMLSVVLTGIASATGFVCRNHLLGKQHNLAVAWASASFVASLIAGAGTQLLVMAGFSLAHSEIAVATSVLFLVPGVPMINSITDLMHGHMSLGLGRAMQGTVISFSIALGIIFSHALLSALGA
- a CDS encoding threonine/serine exporter family protein; the encoded protein is MDMILIEKIFWATAAALGFATLFTVPRRTLWAVAVLAALGYGIRGLALEAELSLVLATLLASCSMGVVAIQFAHWVHTPTTVFMAPAVIPMVPGIYAYRFMMGLLDISTQQNVNPQIVAETASNGLVTVFVVLCLAVGVSLPSLLFKNKSVKEIRLLRRIYKV
- a CDS encoding aminotransferase class V-fold PLP-dependent enzyme, with amino-acid sequence MSLSADKNNNAAIIDQLITDQFDQSQPHIYLNHAAVGVWPKVTGQAVAAFATENVAYGAKNYPEWEKQSQQLKQNIARLIHATADEISLVKSTSEALSFVASGIDWQVGDKIIISDQEFPSNRMPWQVLKSRGVELIEVSLADRPEEHLINALADSQVKLLSVSSVMYATGLRLDLKKLGKACKAAGILFCVDAIQSIGLHPMDVQKIQADFVMADGHKWMLGPEGIGLFYCRAELRNQLKLTQFGWHMAEDFGNYQAEQWQPASNGRRFECGSPNTLGIHALNASLKLLLDIGIAKISQQAIGHRNYLAQQLKQITEVTVLENTGALSQHTAIVVFKHHQIDSQLLYQQLMNAGVVCACRGGGIRLAPHFYHSSEKLEQAVQIIKAVIDQLKRD
- a CDS encoding pseudouridine synthase: MPDCSIASTENTGLDSIAGIDVLYQDQHIVVIDKPAGVLSVPGRVLKDSVTSRLQQAGLDVLVVHRLDCATSGVMIFALDAASQKNLNRQFQDRVPTKYYQALIAGELSADDGLVDLPLICDWPNRPLQKVCYEHGKPSQTIWQKLESFQLQQNLINRILLKPITGRSHQLRVHMKALGHPILGDAFYATDSVKALSERLCLHAWKLKLKHPLTENWIEFEANLPF
- a CDS encoding NCS2 family permease translates to MLEKLFKLSELGSNPRTEIIAGFTTFLTMAYIIFVNPAILADAGMDRGAVFVATCIAAAIGCFIMGLYANYPIAQAPGMGLNAFFTYTVVLDLGYSWEAALGAVFVSGILFVLLSAFKIRQWIINAIPLPLRMGISAGIGFFLALIAFKNSGIVVDNPATLVGLGDLTAVEPMLAALGFFLTIALVSRKIPGAVMIAILLVTIASILLGKTELVVPVSLPPSLAPTFLAMDISAALEIGMLSVVFAFLFVDLFDTSGTLVAVAHRAGLMKKDGSIPHLNKALMSDSLATVAGAALGTSTTTSYIESTSGVAAGGRTGMTACVVGILFLLCLFLSPLAGMIPPYATAGALLYVAVLMTSGLVEINWDDITESAPVVITALAMPLSFSIAEGIALGFISWVMIKAMAGRFKELNISLVVLAVVFMGKYAFF
- a CDS encoding adenine phosphoribosyltransferase, giving the protein MNSCADLIKEQVRNVPDWPEPGVMFRDITTILQRPDTFRKVINAFLERYGNQEIDVVACIEARGFILGAPLAHQLGVSMIPVRKEGKLPWRTVSRSYDLEYGSAVIEVHEDSFSEGQRVLVVDDLIATGGTMLAACQLVEELGATVVEAASIIDLPELGGSAKLRDNNYAVYTLCDFSDS